Proteins encoded in a region of the bacterium genome:
- a CDS encoding ABC transporter ATP-binding protein → MKAVIEAVDIYKSYVMGKSELLVLKGVNLRIAEGEIVTVIGPSGVGKSTLLHILGALDKPTRGHIEIDGVPVATMNDEQMAQLRNERIGFVFQFHHLLPEFTALENVLMPALIAGKKGSDISKRAEELLKNVGLGERLTHRPGELSGGEQQRVAVARALMNRPRLVLADEPSGNLDRESSESLHNLIFELSKKYQQTFVIVTHNEQLAERSDRVIKMFDGRISSDTAKR, encoded by the coding sequence GTGAAGGCGGTCATCGAGGCGGTTGACATTTATAAATCGTATGTGATGGGCAAAAGCGAATTGCTCGTTCTGAAAGGCGTGAATCTTCGCATTGCTGAAGGTGAGATTGTGACGGTGATCGGTCCATCAGGCGTCGGCAAAAGTACTCTGCTGCATATTCTTGGAGCGTTGGATAAGCCGACCAGAGGACATATCGAGATCGACGGTGTTCCTGTCGCAACGATGAATGACGAACAAATGGCACAATTACGCAACGAACGCATCGGTTTTGTTTTTCAATTTCATCACCTGTTGCCGGAATTTACGGCGTTGGAAAATGTTTTGATGCCGGCGCTGATTGCCGGAAAAAAAGGATCGGATATTTCAAAGCGTGCGGAAGAATTATTGAAAAATGTCGGGCTTGGCGAGCGTCTGACTCACAGGCCGGGTGAACTTTCAGGCGGAGAACAGCAGCGGGTAGCCGTTGCGCGCGCGTTGATGAATCGTCCGCGGTTAGTTCTGGCGGACGAACCTTCTGGCAATTTGGATCGTGAATCGAGTGAGTCATTGCACAACCTGATTTTTGAATTGAGTAAAAAATATCAGCAGACTTTTGTCATTGTGACGCATAACGAACAATTGGCCGAGCGCTCCGACCGGGTAATTAAAATGTTCGACGGACGTATCAGTTCCGACACTGCGAAACGCTAG
- a CDS encoding ABC transporter permease has product MSLERFIAMRYLRPRRENLFVTLIGLISVAGVTVGVMAIIIVLSMLNGFEREVRSRFIGFDAHLKIKHPHETPIENWETMADKLREAKPITGLSPYILEKGMITSESGGHVAFVKGTSESTITEVTDLRHKLVIGSVDFGAQKNSYDGIVVGYSLAVQLDLGPGDTVTVISPVGVTSPFSMPIAKKFIISGIFRTDMFEYDNAYVFISIADAQTLFEMPDAISGFDIRLQDIEQSWDQQRSLSQELGNDWTVETWYDQHSDLYSAMQVEKWGSLVLLSMIIMVAGFNIISTLIMVVMQKTSDIGILKTIGANSKMISRIFVQQGLTVGSIGIVTGCLIGYTLCFLQIHFKLVKLPEDVFFLDAVPMELQWMDFVAIVCVAFGLCLFATFYPARKASALQPIEALKS; this is encoded by the coding sequence GTGTCACTCGAGCGTTTTATAGCAATGCGGTACTTGCGTCCCAGAAGAGAAAATCTTTTTGTGACGTTGATTGGTTTGATTTCCGTAGCCGGCGTTACCGTAGGCGTGATGGCGATCATTATCGTGCTATCGATGCTGAATGGATTTGAACGGGAAGTGCGCTCGAGATTTATCGGATTCGACGCCCATTTGAAAATCAAGCATCCGCATGAAACGCCTATTGAAAACTGGGAAACGATGGCGGATAAATTGCGTGAGGCGAAACCGATAACCGGTTTGTCGCCGTATATTTTAGAAAAAGGCATGATCACCAGCGAAAGCGGCGGTCATGTTGCTTTCGTCAAAGGCACGTCGGAGAGCACCATTACAGAAGTCACGGATTTGCGGCATAAATTGGTTATCGGAAGCGTGGACTTCGGAGCCCAAAAAAATTCGTACGATGGCATTGTTGTCGGCTATAGCCTTGCCGTTCAATTAGATCTAGGTCCGGGCGACACCGTTACAGTTATTAGTCCGGTCGGCGTAACGAGTCCTTTCAGTATGCCGATTGCTAAAAAATTTATTATCAGCGGCATTTTCCGAACCGATATGTTTGAATACGATAATGCGTACGTCTTTATTTCGATCGCTGACGCGCAGACACTTTTTGAAATGCCGGATGCTATCAGCGGATTTGATATACGATTGCAGGACATCGAACAATCGTGGGATCAACAAAGATCGTTATCGCAGGAACTCGGTAATGACTGGACGGTTGAAACATGGTATGATCAGCATAGCGATTTATACAGCGCCATGCAGGTCGAGAAATGGGGGTCGTTGGTACTGCTCAGTATGATAATCATGGTGGCCGGTTTTAATATCATCAGCACGCTGATCATGGTCGTGATGCAGAAAACATCCGATATCGGGATTTTGAAGACAATTGGCGCAAATTCTAAAATGATCTCACGGATTTTTGTTCAGCAGGGGTTGACCGTTGGCAGTATTGGGATTGTAACAGGATGTTTAATCGGTTATACTCTTTGCTTTTTGCAAATCCATTTCAAATTGGTCAAACTGCCTGAAGACGTATTTTTTCTGGACGCCGTGCCGATGGAACTGCAATGGATGGATTTTGTTGCCATCGTGTGCGTCGCATTCGGTTTATGTTTATTTGCGACATTTTATCCGGCGCGTAAAGCATCGGCTCTTCAACCGATCGAAGCGCTTAAATCATAA
- a CDS encoding ABC transporter permease, translating to MAYTYLIAKKYLWTKRKTGFISVIAYISIAGVALGTAALIITLCIVSGFEREMRLKFISFDAHVRFKTFEGAGLMYDRDGIASRIRGMRHIRGVSPYVEKEAMIRSKRATDGVIVKGIDQTTVNEVLNIRKDVIASRGASPIDLIKPSDSSAALPGILIGKKLADKLFVSLGDKVTLFSLKNTLAFVEQPKVRQFSVTGIYRSGLAEYDNVLVYVDIAEAQRLFDFHSGITGFEIKLDDLYEAPDVADSLTAAFGYPHYARTWFDLHRNLFGWLETNNLLMMIIFSLIIMVAAFNIIGTLFMIVIEKTKDIGILKSMGAPERGIRKIFMIEGLLIGVLGAGCGGLLAWVLCEWQMRFKVIALSSDVYFMDAVPIQLNLWYFITIATFAVILCVLATVYPSLKASKLNAVEAIRYE from the coding sequence ATGGCTTACACGTACCTCATTGCAAAAAAATATTTGTGGACAAAACGCAAGACGGGATTCATTTCCGTCATTGCGTATATTTCCATTGCCGGCGTGGCTTTGGGTACCGCCGCTTTGATCATTACGTTGTGTATTGTTTCAGGATTTGAGAGAGAAATGAGACTGAAATTCATTTCTTTTGACGCGCATGTGCGATTCAAAACGTTCGAAGGGGCAGGATTGATGTATGATCGAGATGGTATTGCCTCCCGTATCCGTGGAATGCGACACATTCGCGGCGTCTCGCCTTATGTCGAAAAAGAAGCCATGATCCGTTCCAAACGTGCGACAGACGGCGTGATCGTGAAAGGGATCGATCAAACAACGGTCAATGAGGTTTTGAATATCCGCAAAGACGTGATTGCTTCTCGCGGGGCTTCGCCGATCGATCTGATCAAACCGTCGGACAGTTCCGCCGCGTTGCCGGGAATTCTGATAGGTAAAAAATTAGCCGATAAATTATTTGTTTCTCTCGGCGATAAAGTGACTTTATTTAGTTTGAAAAATACGCTGGCGTTTGTCGAGCAGCCCAAAGTCCGGCAATTTAGTGTGACGGGAATTTACCGGAGCGGTTTGGCCGAATATGACAATGTCCTGGTGTACGTGGATATTGCCGAAGCACAAAGGTTATTCGATTTTCATAGCGGAATTACCGGATTTGAAATCAAACTGGATGATCTGTACGAAGCGCCGGATGTGGCCGATTCGTTGACGGCAGCTTTCGGCTATCCGCATTACGCGCGGACGTGGTTTGACCTGCATCGTAATCTGTTCGGGTGGCTCGAAACCAATAACCTGCTGATGATGATTATATTTAGCTTGATAATCATGGTGGCCGCTTTTAATATTATCGGTACGTTATTTATGATCGTGATTGAAAAAACGAAAGACATCGGTATTTTAAAATCGATGGGCGCGCCGGAGCGCGGTATCCGGAAGATTTTTATGATCGAAGGACTTCTGATCGGCGTGTTGGGCGCCGGTTGCGGAGGCTTACTGGCATGGGTTTTATGCGAATGGCAGATGCGCTTTAAAGTTATTGCATTGTCCTCCGACGTGTATTTTATGGACGCCGTGCCGATTCAACTCAATCTGTGGTATTTCATTACTATTGCAACGTTTGCCGTAATATTATGCGTGCTGGCCACTGTTTATCCTTCCTTAAAAGCTTCGAAGCTTAATGCCGTCGAAGCCATTCGTTATGAATAA
- the hflX gene encoding GTPase HflX, giving the protein MSKTYPTQETKERALLVGIQSPASLFPVDDCLEELALLADTAGVDVILTVKQTLKHIDAGTYIGKGKVQEIADKVVENKIQVVIFDDDLSPAQTKNLEKSIKCKIIDRSALILDIFAKRARTRESKTQVELAQLQYLLPRLTRIWTHLERQAGGGVFTKGPGETQLETDRRLVGQRIAVLKEELKKIESQRKVQRASRDGIFKVALVGYTNVGKSTLLNTLSDAGVFVENRLFATLDATSRKVFLSKDYECIITDTVGFIRKLPHDLVASFRSTLEEVHESDVLLHVVDLGNHLFDEQMETVQTVLAELKASEKPTIVVFNKVDRITDDTLLTQMKKRFPGSIYISAARRIGIDKLKNALIAQLQNDYVVRTIKMDATDGKLYSMVRHLTEILDETHKETRLTIKFRARKEDAEKIERYQQKYKDREKISSDVS; this is encoded by the coding sequence TTGTCAAAAACGTACCCTACCCAGGAAACCAAAGAACGGGCATTGCTCGTGGGTATCCAGTCGCCGGCTTCGTTATTTCCGGTCGATGATTGTTTGGAAGAATTAGCACTGCTGGCCGACACAGCCGGTGTTGACGTTATTCTCACGGTCAAACAAACGCTCAAACATATTGATGCCGGAACATACATCGGCAAAGGTAAAGTTCAGGAGATTGCCGATAAAGTTGTCGAAAATAAAATCCAGGTCGTTATCTTCGACGATGATCTATCGCCCGCACAGACCAAAAATCTTGAAAAATCCATTAAGTGTAAGATCATCGACCGGAGTGCGCTCATTCTCGATATTTTTGCCAAACGCGCGCGAACGCGCGAATCCAAAACGCAGGTAGAACTGGCACAGTTGCAGTACCTCCTTCCCCGTCTGACGCGGATCTGGACGCACCTTGAACGTCAGGCCGGCGGCGGCGTTTTCACCAAAGGCCCCGGCGAAACGCAGTTGGAAACGGACCGGCGGCTCGTCGGCCAGCGCATCGCCGTGCTCAAAGAGGAACTGAAGAAAATCGAATCACAGCGAAAAGTCCAGCGCGCCAGCCGGGACGGAATTTTTAAAGTCGCTCTCGTCGGATATACGAATGTCGGTAAATCCACACTGCTCAATACATTGTCCGATGCAGGTGTGTTTGTAGAAAACAGGCTCTTCGCCACTCTTGACGCGACGTCACGAAAAGTATTTCTCAGCAAAGATTACGAATGCATCATTACCGACACGGTCGGATTTATCCGTAAATTGCCACACGATCTCGTTGCCTCATTTCGTTCAACACTTGAAGAAGTGCATGAATCGGATGTGTTGCTTCATGTGGTCGATTTGGGCAATCATTTATTTGATGAACAAATGGAAACCGTGCAAACCGTTTTGGCCGAACTCAAAGCCAGTGAGAAACCTACGATCGTTGTTTTCAATAAAGTCGACCGTATTACCGACGATACTTTGCTAACGCAAATGAAAAAGCGATTCCCGGGAAGTATTTATATTTCTGCAGCACGGCGAATTGGAATTGATAAGCTCAAAAACGCTCTGATCGCGCAATTGCAAAATGACTACGTCGTCAGAACGATCAAAATGGATGCAACCGACGGGAAATTATATTCCATGGTCCGGCATCTGACCGAAATTCTCGATGAGACTCATAAAGAAACCCGGTTGACCATCAAATTTCGCGCGCGGAAAGAAGACGCTGAAAAGATCGAACGATATCAACAAAAATATAAAGACCGCGAAAAGATCAGTTCTGACGTGTCGTAG